The Salvelinus alpinus chromosome 28, SLU_Salpinus.1, whole genome shotgun sequence genome includes a window with the following:
- the LOC139557966 gene encoding uncharacterized protein, translating to PVIQPVSSSAVQLSSQSVVQPSSYPAQSAVQLSSQPVSSSAVQLSSQLVGQPVSSSAVQLSSQLVGQPVSSSAVQLSSQLVGQPVSSSAVQLSSQLVGQPVSSSAVQLSSQLVGQPVSSSAVQLSSQSVVQPVSSSVS from the exons CCAGTTATCCAGCCAGTCAGTAGTTCAGCCGTCCAGTTATCCAGCCAGTCAGTAGTTCAGCCGTCCAGTTATCCAGCCCAGTCAGCCGTCCAGTTATCCA GTCAGCCAGTCAGTAGTTCAGCCGTCCAGTTATCCAGTCAGTTAGTAGGTCAGCCAGTCAGTAGTTCAGCCGTCCAGTTATCCAGTCAGTTAGTAGGTCAGCCAGTCAGTAGTTCAGCCGTCCAGTTATCCAGTCAGTTAGTAGGTCAGCCAGTCAGTAGTTCAGCCGTCCAGTTATCCAGTCAGTTAGTAGGTCAGCCAGTCAGTAGTTCAGCCGTCCAGTTATCCAGTCAGTTAGTAGGTCAGCCAGTCAGTAGTTCAGCCGTCCAGttatccagtcagtcagtagttcAGCCAGTTAGTAGTTCAGTCAGTTAG